A window of Pusillimonas sp. T7-7 contains these coding sequences:
- the cysS gene encoding cysteine--tRNA ligase: protein MLHIYNTLSRAKEPLKTVEPGLVRMYVCGMTVYDFCHLGHARMLVSFDIVQRWLRASGYQVKYVRNITDIDDKIIRRAVQNGQRMSEVTSFFIDAMHADERALGVASPDFEPRATEHVGEMLGIIKCLEQNGLAYQSDDGDVNYAVRDFPGYGKLSGKSLDDLRAGERVAVSSGKRDPLDFVLWKAAKSDEPDESKWPSNYGLGRPGWHIECSAMSRALLGLPLDIHGGGPDLKFPHHENEIAQSEGAFGGTLASVWMHCGPLMVDSDKMSKSLGNFRTIRATISIDANLPADQASYSANPREAEMLRFFIVRNHYRSQQNYAPDNLFDAQNALDRLYQTLHNVPAEPVQIDWNHPAAQAFRAAMDDDFNTSGAVAALFELSSEANRNGSGRSSGLMRALGGILGLLQSDPATYLQSPTRYQPGSGSAQAVFASEQIEALIKDRALAKQERNFAQADQIRKTLQEGGIELEDKAGGVTQWRRV from the coding sequence ATGCTGCACATTTATAACACTCTTTCCCGGGCCAAAGAGCCGCTGAAAACCGTGGAGCCCGGCCTTGTCCGCATGTATGTATGCGGCATGACGGTTTACGATTTCTGTCATTTGGGGCATGCGCGGATGTTGGTCAGCTTTGATATTGTGCAGCGTTGGCTACGGGCCAGTGGCTATCAGGTCAAGTACGTGCGCAATATTACCGATATCGACGACAAAATCATACGGCGCGCGGTACAGAACGGGCAGCGCATGAGCGAGGTCACTTCGTTTTTCATTGACGCCATGCACGCCGATGAGCGTGCCCTGGGGGTGGCTTCGCCCGACTTTGAGCCGCGCGCCACCGAGCATGTGGGCGAAATGCTGGGAATCATCAAGTGCCTTGAACAGAACGGCCTGGCCTACCAGTCCGATGACGGTGACGTCAATTACGCTGTGCGTGATTTTCCAGGTTATGGCAAGCTGTCTGGCAAGTCGCTCGACGACCTGCGTGCTGGCGAGCGTGTGGCCGTTTCTTCCGGCAAGCGTGATCCTCTGGATTTTGTCTTGTGGAAAGCCGCAAAAAGCGATGAACCCGACGAATCCAAGTGGCCGTCCAACTATGGCTTGGGCCGGCCGGGCTGGCATATAGAGTGCTCGGCCATGAGCCGCGCTTTGCTCGGCTTGCCGCTGGATATTCATGGTGGCGGTCCCGATCTGAAATTTCCCCACCACGAAAACGAAATCGCCCAGTCTGAAGGTGCGTTCGGCGGCACTCTGGCGTCCGTCTGGATGCATTGCGGCCCCCTGATGGTGGACTCAGACAAAATGTCCAAGTCTTTGGGCAACTTCCGCACCATACGCGCAACCATTTCTATCGATGCGAACTTGCCTGCTGACCAGGCCAGCTATAGTGCAAATCCGCGTGAAGCCGAAATGCTGCGATTCTTTATTGTGCGCAACCACTACCGCAGCCAGCAAAACTACGCACCCGATAATCTGTTCGATGCGCAGAACGCTCTAGACCGCCTGTACCAGACATTGCATAACGTACCGGCCGAGCCCGTCCAGATAGACTGGAACCACCCGGCGGCGCAGGCATTTCGCGCTGCCATGGATGACGATTTCAACACCTCGGGCGCCGTGGCTGCGCTGTTTGAGCTTTCGTCTGAAGCAAATCGCAATGGATCAGGGCGATCATCCGGTCTGATGCGCGCGCTGGGAGGCATTCTTGGGCTCTTGCAGTCCGACCCTGCCACCTATTTGCAATCGCCTACCCGCTATCAGCCGGGCAGCGGCAGTGCGCAGGCGGTTTTTGCCAGCGAACAGATTGAAGCCCTGATCAAAGATCGGGCGCTTGCCAAGCAAGAACGCAACTTTGCCCAGGCCGACCAGATACGCAAGACGCTGCAAGAAGGCGGTATCGAGCTTGAAGACAAGGCTGGCGGTGTCACGCAGTGGCGTCGAGTTTGA
- a CDS encoding DNA-3-methyladenine glycosylase: MSDSRSNTAQEKPEYWDQASAELMARDRILKKLIPRHETEWLAPSATPFVTLARAVVGHQISVKAADAMWQRFTDACGRTPTPQCIIKLAETGIQQSGLSKRKAEYILDLAVHFAEKKVRPAAWRTMTDEAVIADLCAIRGIGRWTAEMFLIFNLQRPDVLPLDDASLLKAISLHYFSGEPVSRFEAREVAQAWLPWRTVATWYLWRSLDPASVQY; encoded by the coding sequence ATGTCTGACAGTCGCTCAAATACCGCCCAAGAAAAGCCAGAATATTGGGATCAGGCCTCGGCCGAGCTCATGGCACGAGACCGTATCCTGAAGAAGCTGATTCCCCGGCATGAAACCGAATGGCTGGCGCCATCGGCCACGCCTTTTGTTACCCTGGCGCGCGCCGTGGTGGGGCACCAGATTTCTGTCAAGGCGGCTGACGCCATGTGGCAACGTTTCACCGATGCCTGTGGTCGCACGCCGACGCCTCAGTGCATTATCAAGCTGGCCGAAACCGGTATCCAGCAGTCTGGTCTGTCCAAGCGCAAGGCCGAATACATTCTTGACCTGGCCGTGCATTTTGCCGAAAAAAAGGTCAGGCCGGCAGCCTGGCGCACAATGACAGACGAGGCGGTCATTGCCGATTTGTGCGCCATTCGTGGAATTGGCCGCTGGACGGCCGAGATGTTTCTTATTTTCAATTTGCAACGACCCGACGTGCTTCCACTAGACGACGCGAGTCTGCTCAAAGCAATTTCGTTACACTACTTCAGCGGCGAGCCTGTTTCGCGCTTCGAAGCCCGAGAGGTCGCACAAGCCTGGCTGCCATGGCGCACGGTCGCGACCTGGTATTTGTGGCGTAGCCTTGACCCGGCTTCTGTGCAGTACTAA
- a CDS encoding acetyl-CoA carboxylase carboxyltransferase subunit alpha, with amino-acid sequence MRNTFLEFEQPLAELENKIEELRYVQTDSAVDISEEVGRLQQKNQALAKSIYAKLTPWQTALVARHPQRPYTLDYVREIFTDFHELHGDRMYADDLSIVGGLARFNGTPCMVVGHQKGRDTKERAMRNFGMPRPEGYRKALRLMRLAEKFRVPVFTFVDTPGAYPGIGAEERGQSEAIGHNLYAMAELKVPIISTIIGEGGSGGALAIAVGDVVMMLQYSTYAVISPEGCASILWRSADKASVAAEALAITAPRLKELGLIDRIVNEPVGGAHRDPVVMARQLSRALSDSLRQVSGMTSEQLIEHRLQRLMSYGRFQEVR; translated from the coding sequence ATGCGTAATACCTTCCTGGAATTTGAACAACCCCTTGCCGAGCTCGAGAACAAGATCGAGGAATTGCGCTATGTGCAAACCGATTCTGCCGTCGATATTTCGGAAGAAGTGGGGCGCTTGCAGCAAAAAAACCAGGCTCTGGCCAAAAGCATTTATGCCAAGCTGACCCCTTGGCAAACCGCTTTGGTGGCGCGTCACCCACAACGGCCCTACACCCTGGATTACGTGCGCGAGATATTTACCGATTTTCACGAGTTGCATGGCGACCGCATGTATGCCGATGACCTGTCCATTGTTGGCGGCCTGGCGCGTTTCAATGGTACGCCTTGCATGGTGGTCGGACATCAAAAAGGGCGCGACACCAAAGAGCGTGCCATGCGTAATTTCGGTATGCCCCGTCCCGAAGGCTATCGTAAAGCCTTGCGCTTGATGCGCCTGGCAGAAAAATTCCGGGTTCCCGTCTTTACCTTTGTCGATACGCCCGGAGCATATCCAGGCATTGGAGCCGAAGAGCGCGGCCAGTCTGAAGCCATTGGTCATAATCTTTATGCCATGGCCGAACTCAAGGTACCCATTATTTCAACCATTATCGGTGAGGGCGGTTCGGGTGGCGCTTTGGCCATTGCTGTGGGCGACGTCGTCATGATGCTGCAGTACTCCACCTATGCGGTGATTTCACCCGAGGGCTGCGCTTCCATTCTATGGCGCAGCGCCGACAAGGCATCGGTGGCGGCCGAAGCGCTGGCCATTACCGCGCCACGCTTGAAAGAGCTGGGCCTGATTGATCGTATCGTCAACGAACCGGTTGGCGGCGCTCATCGCGATCCCGTTGTCATGGCGCGTCAGCTTAGCCGGGCCTTGTCCGATTCCTTGCGTCAGGTGTCGGGCATGACCTCTGAACAATTGATCGAGCATAGGCTGCAGCGGCTGATGTCCTACGGCCGCTTCCAGGAAGTACGCTAG
- the tilS gene encoding tRNA lysidine(34) synthetase TilS: MLPLTFWQDFGSAPLLKAIAAAVNALPKASRRIGIGLSGGADSAMLAVHAALYGRRTGVELHCFHVHHGLQAPADGWQTHVHDLAQMLQISCHTRFVQVDVSGGDGMESAARDMRYDALQELAVQANLHHILLAHHQNDQAETVLLRLLRGAGPIGLAAMAPVMQRQGLSYVRPWLEVDRALILQQAELFASLTGWVPVSDPSNADDQYTRAALRERLAPELNERWPGWQGILARHARQSAEAAEALHELAEQDFAGLEPSADTCSFSLAAWRELSPSRQALVLRYWLAQQGLRMPTDARLQDLMRQLRGLHALGHDRHMQLKHGQVWIRCAKGRVFIDTAA, translated from the coding sequence ATGCTTCCCCTGACGTTCTGGCAGGATTTCGGCTCGGCGCCCTTGCTCAAGGCGATTGCTGCCGCAGTCAACGCCTTGCCCAAGGCGTCGCGTCGCATTGGTATCGGGCTTAGTGGCGGCGCCGATTCCGCCATGCTGGCGGTGCATGCTGCCTTGTACGGCCGTCGCACGGGCGTCGAGCTTCATTGCTTCCATGTGCATCACGGACTTCAGGCGCCAGCCGATGGCTGGCAGACCCATGTGCATGATTTGGCCCAGATGTTGCAAATATCGTGTCACACCCGATTCGTTCAGGTTGACGTGTCTGGCGGCGACGGTATGGAGTCGGCTGCTCGAGACATGCGCTACGATGCCTTGCAAGAACTGGCGGTCCAGGCGAACTTGCATCACATACTGCTGGCTCATCACCAAAATGATCAGGCTGAAACTGTTTTGTTGCGGCTGTTGCGCGGGGCAGGCCCCATAGGCCTGGCAGCCATGGCGCCGGTCATGCAGCGCCAGGGTCTGAGCTACGTGCGCCCATGGCTGGAAGTTGACCGTGCGTTGATTCTGCAGCAGGCAGAGCTCTTTGCCAGCCTTACCGGCTGGGTGCCTGTCAGCGACCCCAGCAACGCTGACGACCAGTACACTCGGGCCGCACTGCGCGAGCGCCTGGCTCCTGAGCTGAACGAGCGCTGGCCGGGCTGGCAAGGAATACTGGCGCGTCATGCACGTCAGAGCGCTGAAGCTGCCGAAGCACTGCATGAACTGGCTGAGCAGGACTTTGCCGGGCTCGAACCTTCGGCTGACACGTGCAGCTTTTCGCTGGCCGCCTGGCGCGAGTTGTCGCCTTCACGCCAGGCGCTGGTCCTGCGTTACTGGCTGGCGCAACAAGGCCTGCGCATGCCGACGGACGCCCGTTTGCAGGACCTGATGCGGCAACTGAGGGGCTTGCATGCTCTGGGACACGACCGCCATATGCAGCTCAAGCATGGCCAGGTGTGGATACGCTGCGCCAAGGGTCGGGTCTTTATAGACACAGCAGCTTAG
- a CDS encoding aspartate kinase, giving the protein MSLIVHKYGGTSMGSVERIQNVARRVAKWHAAGHQVVVVPSAMSGETNRLLGLAKEISPQPDTRELDMLASTGEQASSALLAMALLAEGVAARSFTGWQVPVRTDASYTKARIQSIDDARIQAELDSGRVVIVTGFQGIDEDGNITTLGRGGSDTSAVAIAAAVKADECLIFTDVDGVYTTDPRVVPEARRMNVVSFEEMLEMASLGSKVLQIRAVEFAGKYQVPVRVLSSLTDPLIPLDEEMSSGTLITFEEDQKMEAAVVSGIAFSRDEAKLTLLTVPDTPGVAYSILGPVAAANIDVDMILQNQSVKGTTDFSFTVNRNDFSRTLDLLNNQIGPAVGAGEVVSDDKVCKVSIVGIGMRSHVGVASLMFRTLSEEGINIQMISTSEIKTSVIINDKYMELAVRALHKAFELDQDKTQA; this is encoded by the coding sequence ATGTCCCTGATTGTTCATAAATACGGTGGCACGTCGATGGGCTCGGTCGAGCGCATCCAGAACGTGGCGCGGCGCGTAGCTAAGTGGCATGCCGCCGGTCACCAGGTGGTCGTCGTTCCGTCGGCCATGTCCGGCGAAACCAACCGCCTTCTGGGCCTGGCAAAAGAAATTTCGCCTCAACCCGATACCCGCGAGCTTGATATGCTGGCATCCACCGGCGAGCAGGCCAGCAGCGCCTTGCTGGCCATGGCGCTGCTGGCAGAAGGTGTTGCCGCCCGCAGCTTTACCGGATGGCAAGTGCCTGTGCGCACCGACGCTTCTTATACCAAGGCGCGCATCCAGTCCATTGACGATGCCCGCATACAGGCTGAACTCGATTCCGGCCGCGTTGTCATCGTGACCGGCTTTCAGGGTATCGACGAAGATGGCAATATCACGACCCTGGGGCGTGGCGGTTCCGACACATCTGCTGTTGCCATCGCTGCCGCGGTAAAAGCCGACGAATGCCTTATTTTCACTGATGTTGACGGCGTCTACACGACCGACCCGCGCGTCGTGCCCGAGGCGCGTCGCATGAATGTCGTTTCCTTCGAGGAAATGCTGGAAATGGCATCGCTGGGCTCCAAAGTGCTGCAAATCCGCGCCGTGGAGTTCGCCGGCAAGTATCAAGTACCTGTGCGCGTCCTGTCGTCATTGACCGACCCCTTAATACCGCTCGACGAAGAAATGTCTTCGGGCACACTTATTACTTTCGAGGAAGATCAGAAAATGGAAGCCGCCGTTGTTTCAGGCATCGCCTTCAGCCGGGACGAAGCCAAACTTACCTTGCTGACCGTACCCGATACCCCGGGCGTGGCCTACTCTATTCTTGGCCCGGTTGCCGCGGCCAACATTGATGTCGACATGATTCTGCAGAATCAGTCCGTCAAAGGCACCACAGACTTTTCCTTTACGGTAAACCGCAACGACTTTTCCCGTACGCTCGATCTGCTGAACAACCAGATCGGCCCAGCTGTGGGTGCCGGCGAAGTCGTGTCCGATGACAAAGTCTGTAAAGTATCCATTGTTGGCATAGGCATGCGCAGCCACGTGGGCGTGGCCAGTCTGATGTTCCGCACCTTGTCGGAAGAGGGCATCAATATCCAGATGATCAGCACCAGCGAGATCAAGACCTCGGTCATCATCAACGACAAATACATGGAATTGGCAGTGCGCGCCTTGCACAAGGCTTTTGAGCTGGATCAGGACAAAACCCAGGCTTGA
- a CDS encoding integrase arm-type DNA-binding domain-containing protein, whose protein sequence is MPTINKLNDAQCRAAKPAEKAQKLFDGAGLHLFVSPTGSKTWRLAYRLDGKPKTISFGPYPEVSLAQARLKRDEAKAALRDRLDPMQVKRPTVEKSIALAEAADTYWSGRHDVSQGYRDNALNAIDRHLAPKLGSRSMREITKGDLLECLNVMDAAGRFVYVRKVRMWIGQVFEWAIEQGYADSNPANEIRPEKAFGKKRVRHFVALDARDMPDFLTRLSLEADLNSVIACKLLALLWVRTKELRFMKWPQLEQDFWRLPSSTMKSDEYHLVPLSKQAKALLEQMRERSRGSEYVFSHETRLDRPMSENAILYLIYRIGYKGKMTGHGWRTVASTWANERGYNPDAIERQLAHAPEDETRAAYNRASYLPLRKKMLQDWADWLDSCHPNASIVQRR, encoded by the coding sequence ATGCCTACAATTAACAAACTTAACGACGCCCAGTGCCGGGCGGCCAAGCCCGCTGAGAAAGCTCAGAAGCTCTTTGACGGCGCTGGACTTCACCTATTCGTATCACCTACGGGCTCCAAGACATGGCGTCTTGCGTATCGTTTAGATGGAAAGCCTAAAACGATCTCCTTTGGGCCATACCCGGAGGTATCGCTTGCCCAAGCAAGGCTAAAGCGCGACGAGGCCAAAGCAGCGCTACGCGATCGCCTTGACCCGATGCAAGTCAAACGCCCTACCGTTGAGAAATCGATAGCACTGGCCGAGGCTGCAGACACATATTGGTCTGGCCGTCACGATGTCTCGCAAGGCTATCGCGACAACGCACTCAATGCAATCGATCGACACCTTGCTCCTAAGCTGGGCTCGCGCTCAATGCGAGAGATAACTAAAGGAGACTTACTTGAATGCTTGAACGTGATGGACGCAGCAGGCAGGTTCGTCTATGTGCGTAAAGTTCGTATGTGGATCGGTCAGGTTTTTGAGTGGGCAATAGAGCAGGGGTATGCCGACAGCAACCCAGCAAATGAAATCCGTCCAGAAAAAGCGTTCGGCAAAAAGCGTGTACGACATTTCGTCGCGCTCGATGCGCGTGACATGCCAGACTTTCTGACACGATTAAGCCTAGAAGCAGATTTGAATAGCGTAATAGCTTGCAAGCTGTTGGCGCTGCTCTGGGTCAGAACTAAAGAATTAAGATTCATGAAATGGCCACAGCTAGAGCAGGACTTTTGGCGTCTACCTTCTTCGACCATGAAGTCAGACGAATATCACTTGGTGCCGCTATCCAAACAAGCCAAGGCGCTTCTGGAACAGATGCGCGAAAGATCACGTGGAAGTGAATACGTCTTCAGTCATGAAACTCGCCTGGATCGGCCAATGTCCGAAAATGCGATTCTGTATCTCATTTATCGAATAGGCTACAAAGGGAAAATGACAGGCCATGGATGGAGGACTGTCGCATCGACATGGGCCAACGAGCGCGGCTATAACCCAGATGCGATTGAGCGACAGCTTGCACATGCGCCTGAGGACGAAACCCGCGCAGCCTATAACCGCGCATCCTATTTGCCGCTACGCAAAAAAATGCTTCAGGACTGGGCAGATTGGCTTGACTCATGTCACCCGAATGCCAGCATCGTGCAGCGTAGATAG
- a CDS encoding DUF1173 domain-containing protein produces MKELKSYPVEILLGDQVKTYSPEFQIEDQYAFSWKRVLTMAHGKAIVRCLCKATGERRLSIHSRKNSDRFHLARFPDTGPEHQEDCVYFGADPNSSGRGSYKRGVVEELDDGNTKIKLKVGLQQRLTQAPTDADDAPAAGPSPATRASASQSSMSLLGLLHYLWTEAALNTWVPAMAGKRNLGVVHHHLMAVAMKTYAGRAKLAQNLLIGTPSDTGQQAKLNHAKSLAASDERRRLVVLSPLARFRGGMGAASTLPITGFHGIPYMIMSQELWDVTQRRFSKELQAWVAGDPVMAIVQTAAPKVTGGSIQAEVIDLALMWKTKDWIPVESGFEVMVAEKLVAENRRFEKPLRFDSKDAVFPDFVLKDRGAAVPMEVWGMATPEYQARKREKTAHYDNVYGPSNWWSWNGAAGDPLPDLPSLL; encoded by the coding sequence ATGAAAGAACTCAAATCCTATCCGGTCGAGATCTTGCTCGGCGACCAGGTCAAAACATACAGTCCAGAATTCCAGATTGAAGATCAGTATGCATTTAGCTGGAAGCGCGTACTTACTATGGCGCATGGCAAAGCGATCGTACGGTGCCTGTGCAAAGCCACTGGCGAACGTCGTTTGTCCATCCATAGCCGCAAGAATTCTGATCGGTTTCACCTGGCTAGGTTTCCGGATACTGGCCCAGAACATCAGGAAGATTGCGTGTACTTTGGTGCAGACCCCAATTCGTCAGGGCGTGGAAGTTATAAGCGTGGCGTAGTCGAAGAGCTCGACGATGGTAATACCAAGATCAAGCTCAAGGTCGGTCTTCAACAGCGACTTACTCAGGCCCCAACAGACGCCGATGATGCTCCTGCTGCTGGACCGTCTCCAGCAACCAGGGCCAGTGCAAGCCAATCGAGTATGAGTCTGCTAGGACTGCTTCACTATTTGTGGACTGAAGCAGCGCTGAATACTTGGGTGCCGGCGATGGCCGGCAAGCGCAATCTGGGCGTTGTGCACCATCATTTGATGGCCGTTGCCATGAAAACCTATGCCGGTCGAGCCAAACTCGCGCAGAACCTGTTGATAGGCACCCCAAGTGATACTGGCCAACAAGCAAAGCTCAACCACGCTAAATCGTTGGCTGCCAGCGATGAGCGACGAAGGCTAGTAGTGCTATCGCCGCTTGCACGCTTTCGTGGCGGCATGGGCGCTGCCAGTACATTGCCTATTACAGGATTTCATGGCATTCCATACATGATCATGAGTCAAGAGCTATGGGACGTGACCCAGCGCCGCTTTTCCAAAGAATTGCAGGCTTGGGTCGCCGGTGATCCGGTGATGGCCATTGTTCAGACAGCCGCGCCTAAAGTGACGGGTGGTTCGATTCAAGCTGAAGTCATTGACCTGGCGTTGATGTGGAAGACCAAGGACTGGATTCCTGTGGAGTCAGGTTTTGAAGTGATGGTGGCAGAAAAGCTGGTGGCAGAAAACCGCCGTTTTGAAAAGCCGCTCCGGTTCGACAGTAAAGATGCCGTGTTTCCCGACTTTGTACTTAAAGACCGCGGTGCCGCTGTTCCCATGGAAGTGTGGGGAATGGCCACACCAGAGTACCAAGCCCGTAAGCGAGAAAAAACCGCCCATTACGACAACGTGTATGGCCCTAGCAATTGGTGGTCATGGAATGGAGCAGCGGGCGATCCTCTCCCAGACTTACCGAGTTTGTTATAG
- the flhD gene encoding flagellar transcriptional regulator FlhD produces MNNQDPDLGEIRDLNLSYLILAQRLLRANVAKGIYRLGLDEDAAQLLSEFTLPQILKLASSNVLLCKFRLNDYQLLSALNRDGLDGSLLAAHATLLLSNSEQQDNELVDN; encoded by the coding sequence ATGAATAACCAAGACCCAGACCTTGGAGAAATCCGAGATTTGAATCTTTCTTATCTGATACTGGCTCAAAGACTTTTGCGGGCCAATGTCGCAAAAGGCATTTATAGACTGGGCCTGGATGAAGACGCAGCGCAGCTACTCTCCGAGTTCACGTTGCCTCAAATCCTCAAACTCGCAAGTAGCAATGTCTTGCTGTGTAAGTTTAGGCTTAATGATTATCAGCTACTGTCGGCTCTAAACCGTGATGGATTGGATGGCTCACTACTGGCAGCGCACGCCACCTTGCTCTTGTCGAATTCTGAGCAACAAGACAATGAATTGGTAGACAACTAG
- a CDS encoding Cro/CI family transcriptional regulator translates to MPKFLPIELACQIAKAIQDPHGALGRRQKKGVTALAQLLGVSSPTVNQWLHLARPVPATQCVRIEQLTRGVVTRQMLRPNDWATYWPDLATDTRNQKLV, encoded by the coding sequence ATGCCTAAATTCCTACCGATTGAACTCGCCTGCCAGATTGCGAAAGCGATCCAAGACCCACATGGAGCCCTTGGTAGGCGCCAGAAGAAGGGCGTTACAGCGCTTGCTCAACTTCTAGGCGTCAGTTCGCCAACGGTTAACCAGTGGCTCCACCTGGCCCGCCCCGTTCCTGCTACTCAATGTGTGCGCATTGAGCAATTGACCAGGGGCGTTGTTACTCGACAAATGTTGCGCCCCAATGATTGGGCAACCTATTGGCCAGACCTAGCCACAGATACTCGAAATCAAAAGCTTGTTTAG
- a CDS encoding ParA family protein produces the protein MKTIVIAQGKGGVGKTACAAHIAFYAKELGKRVLVVDLDTGNLSITMADAAIGIAASALFGESPPSCLAAKQDSSGSGRLDLIGADTLLANLAYLPLEQALSRFVVNLNSLGDQYDLCVIDTAPGLGIALASALHAADAVISPVEMEAYSMEGIKTMMRTILNARTRNPKLSFLGILPSRVDRRNPRQINHLAQVQQAHQQLLVPFVIGLRSSVAEALALGVPVWTLRKTSARAAAVEMRALGDYVVTKMGVTP, from the coding sequence ATGAAAACAATCGTTATTGCACAAGGAAAGGGAGGTGTAGGCAAGACCGCCTGCGCTGCCCATATCGCGTTCTACGCAAAAGAGCTGGGAAAGCGCGTGCTGGTCGTTGACCTGGATACGGGCAATCTGTCTATAACAATGGCCGATGCTGCCATCGGGATTGCCGCTAGTGCTCTCTTTGGCGAATCGCCGCCTTCATGTTTAGCCGCTAAACAAGACAGCAGTGGCTCGGGTCGGCTGGATTTGATTGGCGCCGATACGCTCTTGGCCAACCTGGCCTACTTGCCCTTGGAGCAAGCACTGTCGCGTTTCGTCGTGAACTTGAACAGTTTAGGGGATCAGTACGACCTTTGCGTCATTGATACTGCACCGGGATTGGGTATCGCTTTGGCGTCAGCGTTGCATGCGGCCGATGCCGTTATCTCACCCGTAGAAATGGAGGCGTATTCGATGGAGGGAATCAAGACCATGATGCGCACCATACTGAATGCCCGGACACGCAACCCTAAACTATCTTTTCTGGGCATTCTGCCCAGCAGGGTAGACCGGCGCAATCCTCGACAGATAAACCACTTAGCCCAGGTTCAGCAGGCCCACCAGCAATTGCTTGTGCCCTTTGTGATCGGGCTGCGCTCGAGCGTGGCCGAAGCGTTGGCGCTGGGCGTTCCAGTCTGGACTTTGCGAAAAACCTCCGCACGCGCGGCCGCCGTCGAAATGCGCGCATTAGGAGATTATGTCGTCACGAAAATGGGAGTTACGCCATGA